The sequence TGGTTCTTTAATCTTTCCATACATTTTATCACCCAACAAAAGTTTCCATTTGCCTTACCTCGctagaaatttttttaactCTTTTCAGTTTTCAACATGCAACatttccttaaaaaaaaaaaaaaggatgatGATAGAGTAAAATTTAGTATAACACCAAAGATCAAAAAGATAAGAAAGCTATAAATATCAGTGAAACACagacgaaaaaaaaaaaattaacatcaAAATGAAAAATCAAAGACAATGTAATGGAAAATCAAAGCAGAAACAAATTTAAACCCAAAACCTCGTATCAGTTAGCTCGTGGTTGCACAGAAACATGCAGCAGCGAAATGCGATTGAACAATAAATGAATCATCTAACATTTCccagaaaataataaataacatgAGGAGATTAATTTGATTCACTCACCAGAAAAGCAAATATTCTTTAATATAAAAATCGTAACTCAGTAGTGtttaacatataaataggaAAGAACAGAGTTTCTGAGCTCAGCTACGTGATTTCCAGCCGTTGGATGGCTTAATGTCCTCTATTTCACGCCGTTGGATCTCAGCAGACGTCGCTTATACGAGATGTCCGTTTTAAAGGATACAAAATTAGCCAAAGCAAAGAACCTTTTCTCAGGGTGTCGAGATACGCGCGGGGCCGCCTAGATCCTAGCCGTTGATGGTGATGAAACCTCTTGATCGACGGTCTTAATGACTCGTGATACACGAGGTAGTGCAACTGAATGCTTACGTGTCGGGAAAGTATGCGAGGTTGCTTACACGTCTCCACTATTGCGTATTTTGTGAGGTTTTCTGTTAGCGTGAACgtttttattgtttttctctttttttttttatataaattacacattatctttaaaattatctcaataaaagaaaatttctattaattacttaaaatatttttatgatttcaACAATAACATGTAAATTTAGCTGTTGAAATTAACTTTCGGTCACTCATATTATATATAACGATACATAACATCTCCTGTACTTAAAATGGGTCGGCCCAGAAACTTAGGAAATCTTAGGCCCATTATCGGGGCGGGGAATCCAAGGTAGAAAGTCCAAGTCCAAGAGACTTTTTTGTACAGGTGAATGGCGCACGGGTGGTGAGGCCCACAGTTTCTTGATTGGTGGGCACGTTCGCTTCATCACGACTTTTAGGTGCACGGAAGTCAAAGGCGTATCTCACTTAAGTAACACTTTTCTCTCTAACTTCTACGTCTCTAACACTTCATTTAATATTCATTTTTCGATCTTCTTCTTGACAGCCTAGCTCCTTGTTATCTTCTCAATCTCCAACCTACTGCCTCTATTACAATTATTTAATACCACGTCAAATTCTTTGCCTAGCTAATTGAGCTTTGAAATAATGTTTTATCCTTCATATCAAAccgaattatatatatacatttatgaaaatttattattttacgtCTTTTAGTAAATGATTACAATGGGAATCGGATCAAATAATATCATGATATATTAAtgtttataaataatttcaaacgttttatttaaattagtaTTTGTATCGGAAGCGGTCCCCGCACCAATAATCTCGATCGAATATTGCTAGCTTCTGATGGAAGAGTCAACGACGCAAGAAAAGGCCCGATCACATATTGTTTAAACTATTATCGACGGTGATTCTCTCtgaactatattatattatcGATCACAAATTTCGAAGGAAGCAGCAACGAAGTCTCCTAGCTCttggattattattatttttttttgaaaaaaatatcacAATGTACGTACGTGTCAGAAATTTATGGCCGGAGTTGTTGACCTCTGAAATCAGAATATACCTTTGATTTTTCCACAGCTTTGATAAGTTCTACGGGTCTCCAGCTGTCTGCTTCCGAGTTGTTTCTATACTTCCATTATTTGGCATTTATTATAATTACGAAAGCGAAATTAAGGAAAATTGTGATAGATAATCCAAGAAACCAATCACTTGCTTTTGTCTTTTGCTGGATTTAAATGTAtgaatgaataaaaatattatttaggggAGAAAGAATACAGCTTTGTGTTCTAATATATCCTACTTTCACTGGTAGTAGTACAACGAAATGGAACTTGAACAATATATATGGACATGTTAACTTTCATGATACTGGACCccgaaaatgaaagaaaaaggaacaaccaagaacactatCTAATTCAAGTGTAACGAAAAATGGATTCATAATTAACAAGAAATGAAGTGGAAGATTAACATTTCgatagctagctagctagctagttcCCATGAAAACTGCCGCTGGTTTTGTTGATATTGCCTTTATTTACATTGTTGTCGGGGGTGGCCGAAGTGTTGTTAGGCGGATGAGAACCGCCCATAATGGAGGTGATTGCGGCGGCAAGGGAGGCCATGAAATTAGGATCGGTGGTAATAGCAGCCGTGGCAGCGCTTAGTGTGTCCGCAAAAGAaggctgctgctgctgcggatGCTGAAGCTGAAGCTGCGGATGTTGCGACGTCGAACCCGTTAATTGAGCCGTGGCTTCGTTAATGTGATCCCTGGACATTTGGAGACCCGAAAACTTGGACTGATTGTAGAGGACTTGGCCATAAACTTGAGGGATCGCCGATGGATTCGGCACCGGCGCAAAATTTTGTGGGGGCATAGGAAATGGGAGCTGGAAATGTGGTGATGGTCTTTCGAATTGTAATGGGTTTGGATTTTGTGTGAGATCGAGTGTGATCGTGGGAAAAGGAGCAGAAGCTGAGATTGTAGCCATGTTGGATGAACATGGGAGAATTGTTCTTGCCAAGTAATTGGGATTCATCAAACCATCGGCACTGGGCATAGACCCTGAAAGGAGCATGTTCGCGGCGGCGGAGGTGGTGGAAGCCATGGCCATGGCGGCCGGAGGTAGCGGGTGGTTGTGCGTTCCTTCGTAGGTCGTGATCAAGATTGTTCGGTCCTCGGCACATCTTTGAACCTGTAATTGCCGTAGCATGGCAAGAAATGAATATCAATCATCCTATAGTACTTGGAAAAATATatgaagaaattaaattaaaaacaatcGAAACAAAACATACTTGTTTGCGCACTGGACAACCGACTGCCATCGTGCACCGATAATAAGCTCGGGGACATGGGTTCCCTTTGGCCATCTTTTGTCCGTATTTCCTCCATTGGCATCCATCCGAAATCTGTTCATATCACACAAAAGAAACTCAAAATTAGCATTAAcgattaatataaaatattcctaactattatatatatgttaactCGATAAAAGAACAGTACTGTAATTAGTTACGTACCATGGGAGCTTCTGATCGTGCTCGAACTGAAACACGAGCTTTACGCATGGTGGCCTCCGTAGATTGCTCGGCGGGCTTAACAGGATTCAATTTTGGATTCTTGTTAGGACCCCATCCTTCAGATTCCATGCTCCCTTCCCGACCAATCCTCTTGTTCCTCGATAATTccatgttgttgttgttgttgttaggggATCCTGAAACAGTTCTTTCTTCTGATGATGAGTTGGATTGTTCCTCCACCATCTGATTAGCTGGGGTTAAGCCCAAGAACtgtcttggaactcttccattttcctcttctttttcttcaGTACTTTTCCTGTCGACAATCTGATTCCAAGCACGTAATCATGTAAAATCAGTATTTAATCATCCATACGAGGAAAAGAATTACATATTTGGCTAATGGATTACCTCGTGTTCTTGCGTACTATCGGTTCTTGAAATCTGTTGCTGCTGCATCAAAGTCACGAGATGCATCTGCATTGCTGTGTAGTTGTTGCTCACTTGAGTAAGCATCCCTCTTAGCCTCATATTTTCAGCGTTCATTCTTTCAAGTTCAACTTGAAGTTGTGCTAGCTGAATATTGGAAACACAcagaaacaaattaattaaccaCTAATCAAAATCATACCACCAAAAAGTTACATTTCCATGATTAAATATTTACCTCATTCTTGGCTCGCTTATCGTCAGCACGATCGGAACATACACCATCATCTATTGTTGATTGGTCACTTCCAGTGTTTATGGTCACAAGTTGCAAACCAGTCTATATATATTCATCGGAAACCAAGAAAGGAAAAATATCAACAATCTAAACGGAGAACAAGCTCCCACAAAATCAACTTCATCATATGCATATTAATTAGATTTCAACTATATATATACAGATATATATATGGCTTACGTTTACATCAGATTCCCTGCGAGTATTAGCTTGAACGTGTGGAACTTCCTTCTTGATTGTAGCGTTTATATCATTAACAGGCTTAGTTTTCTCCGAGAAGAAGTCTACTTCACCTAAGACCACTTTCTGTTGGGTGCCGGTGGGCAATACTGGTTCATTCTCTTCTTTCCCACTCGAATTCACCGGAAACATAATCAATCCCTTGTTCTTGTTTGACAACCTCGGACTCAGGTTAAATCCAAAAATCGATTTGCTCCCAAAAAAACCAACTTGATCGGATTTATCAAGGGCAAGTCCCCATCCTTTGTCCATAAATAACAAAGCCCGTGAAAATGAATCAAGAATCAAATCCAACAAACTCCTTCTACGTACAAAGTAAAAGATTCTTGAATAGTATTATGTAAGAGGTAGAAGGATCGAGCGTCTGAGAAGTCTTTCACAAATACAATGCTGGAGTCTATATAAAAGAGGTTGGGAGGTGGAAAAGTCTAAGGAAGACTCGAAGATTTAATGCGACTTTTGAAGTTAAGGGGTGGGAAGAAGACTTTGAGGGGAGGGGATTTTGATGAATTGACGTAAGGTGATGCGTCAGTGTTGGTTGCCAGATGGCGCCGCAGCCCACATCTTAGACTGGGAAGAAATGGTCGTGAAAATGAAGAGATTTTCGTCCAAATCCCGCAAAGACTAAAGTTGGACTGGTTCATACAAGAAAAATAGCTAGATAGATAAAAATATTGAGAGTAAATTTTGGGGATAGAGGCTACTGTATAATAAGGATCCGCCGGCCCGAGCTACGCGGCGGGTTCCACGTGAGGAAAATGAATAGGAGATGATGCAGAAAGTCAATGAATTTGACGGCCGACCTAGTGCGTGTTAGTGTGTGACCACCGGGTTAGGCAGTGATCAAATCTCATTCCTAAATTACTTTTCACACAAAACTACATTATGTGTATCGTATATATGTTTTTAATCTATACTAATAAAAAATATGTGCGATATACGTGGGGACGTTTTGTTGTCGATAAacgttgttaaataaattaattgagataAGATGAGTTAACACGcagttaataaattattttcatggtaataatatatactttttgaaaaaaaaaacttattacaTGTCTTAGTGAtgtaatcaatataatcttcGACATTGTAACTAATAAAAATATGTGCAACATTTTCGACAATACAACACTTGCATTTTTAATGTTTGTATTATTTACGATCATGATTATTTTACATCCAcattaacagtttagaataagacattatcaataatttatataattagtttataaatataagtgttATGTTTATTGTAGTTTTACATTAACACGATATCGATATTGAAACTTATATAATTATTACAGCTCGATCgagttttctattttttttttattaatcttgagaaATTATGACATGTTTCGTACCAtgaattcgtcttattttctatctcatgtatgtatgatttattctttatttgttaataagtaagatatgttaatcaaagtatattaaatatgattttgtaattttatatgttatatgATGATCACTATTGATTTAtagaaaaaaatattggtataaATAATgtattctaaaccttaatttaattattgcatcaaatattttttttattttatatttgggatgtttctttttttaacgatttttcatatcatgtgttttttattctccatgaaagaatcattattatcatcatctttAATAACAATTCTTGTGATACTATCTTCATCAATCATTTGCATTTTCTTTCGTTATTATTTAATCAGACGGTATCTTTTTTATGCTAAAATATTTACCTGCAtagaataacaataatttcatcattATTCTGACATGTTATCGTCTttcattacttgtatgtcagtATCGTTAACGATCAATGTATTTGTTGGACAtcctagttttttttttccaaaaatctACTGATCTCTTTTTGCTTACAATGCTCTCATTGCTGAAATTTTCgattgaattttgaatgtctttaattacaaatgttaacatttcatattttatatCAACCGttttattgcatatttttttatttattaatctgACTGAAAATTCGCATTATTGTAATTTTTACAGGATCTTTAATTTAATGTGAGACGTgttattcataatttttttaaacttctttcatttatttattaacTAACCCATAGTAGATTGATTAGCATAAACATATTTATAGagttcaataatatttaaataatatgctgtcaaaaaaataatatttaaataatatcaatcttatagttttgttaaaaataattgaagatATTCATCTCCAACTCTTGTAAAAATATTCATTCGTTAATTGTAAcatcatctcataaaataattgttatattttttagattttttgagGAGGAAAAATAGttaatgttttaaattttaacttttacatatatgatatttgtgtgttggttattttggattaaaacttgacttcacatgaattgatttatttcaacactGATGTGTAAtgtaatttattatatatatatatatatatatatatatatatatatttatatattaataacgtataaaaatatgatattttgttatatttatgaactcatgatataattatttagttcaataggtgtcaattttgaccttatcataataattgattttacaaaagtATCCTCATAGAATTTATCAAGTGTGTACTAACCAAGGACAAAGTTgaaaatacacaataaaaaactTTGACCTTggtttacacttttataattggtatagataagtaatataatatattatttttatgtcctAGCCAATATTTAACTTTTACATTTATATCcttatatgtatttatttttacataaatttatGTAGAGTAAATGGGAAAATTAACTTTTACATTTATATCcttatatgtatttatttttataaaaatttgtgtAGGGTAAAAGGGCAAAGTTGTAGgttcacaattgtaaaactttacccttttatttacactttttGATTTACACACTTTTATAATTtgtatagataaataatataatatattatttttatgtcttagCCAATATTGAACTTTTATATTTATATCcttatatgtatttatttttaca comes from Henckelia pumila isolate YLH828 chromosome 4, ASM3356847v2, whole genome shotgun sequence and encodes:
- the LOC140859878 gene encoding probable WRKY transcription factor 31, yielding MDKGWGLALDKSDQVGFFGSKSIFGFNLSPRLSNKNKGLIMFPVNSSGKEENEPVLPTGTQQKVVLGEVDFFSEKTKPVNDINATIKKEVPHVQANTRRESDVNTGLQLVTINTGSDQSTIDDGVCSDRADDKRAKNELAQLQVELERMNAENMRLRGMLTQVSNNYTAMQMHLVTLMQQQQISRTDSTQEHEIVDRKSTEEKEEENGRVPRQFLGLTPANQMVEEQSNSSSEERTVSGSPNNNNNNMELSRNKRIGREGSMESEGWGPNKNPKLNPVKPAEQSTEATMRKARVSVRARSEAPMISDGCQWRKYGQKMAKGNPCPRAYYRCTMAVGCPVRKQVQRCAEDRTILITTYEGTHNHPLPPAAMAMASTTSAAANMLLSGSMPSADGLMNPNYLARTILPCSSNMATISASAPFPTITLDLTQNPNPLQFERPSPHFQLPFPMPPQNFAPVPNPSAIPQVYGQVLYNQSKFSGLQMSRDHINEATAQLTGSTSQHPQLQLQHPQQQQPSFADTLSAATAAITTDPNFMASLAAAITSIMGGSHPPNNTSATPDNNVNKGNINKTSGSFHGN